GCCGATTAGCGTGGGTATCACGCTGTCGCCGGCGGGCGGACAGGACTGTCATGGGGACGCTTTGACCAGGCTGCTCCAGGCTCCTATTAGGTCACGCCCGATCCGGCGGCAGCGCTTGCTGCGCGCCCGGCCGGAGGCTCGACAGATCAACGCTGAGGCACCCTGCGGGCCAATCGTAAGCATGGGTCAGAGCACTCCGGCCGGGACTACCCGATTCTTGCGGAACCCGGTAGAAACAGACTGACAGACGTACGAGCCGCCGATCGAGGTGGCGAACTGCTGCCCATAGTTTCCGGGGCTGCGGTAGCAGTCGGGCGCCACCGGTTCGTAGTGCGCCTTGCCGTCCGCGGCTCGCGCGCCGTTGCCCGAGGAGTACGAGTCGCCGAGCTGGACCACCTTGGCGGGCGCGGGCGCTGCGGTAGCTGGAGTTGCGAGGGCGACGGCGGTGGCCGCGACAGCGCCCAGGATCGTGGTCATCAACTTCGTGCGCATCGGCGTCTCCATGGCTTCGGGGGCGAGCTGGGGACAGAACCTACCGAAGAGTAACCACGTTTGTGAAGTAGGTCATGGCGGCTGCGGCGCTATCGCTGCGGTCGAGACCCGGCCTCACTGTCGCGACGGATGCGACGAAGCCAGCCGATCCGACGGGGGCGGAGGATTGACTGGCTTCGATGTGTGGCCCGGGGCCGCTGTTCCGGGGGCTAGAAGGCCTCCACCGGAACCTCCATCAGGGAGTTGTCGGTTGCCTCGAGCACTGCCTTCTCCGCAGCAAGCCGGGGGAGTACCTGCGCGGCGAAGAACCGGGCCGAGGCGACCTTTCCCTGATAGAAGCTGAGGTCGGCACCGCTCGCCCCGGCGTCGATCGCGGCCTGGGCGACGACGGCGTGCCGCAGCAGCAGCCACCCGATCGCCAGATCGCCGACGGCGAGCAGCAGCCGTGAGGTGTTCTGCCCGACCTTGTAGATGTTGGTGATGTCTTCCTGCGCGCTCATTAGGAAGTTCGTGATCGTGCCGAGCATGCCCTCGACGTCCGTGAGCGCCTGGTGCACGTTCTTCTGCACGTCCTTGAGCGCGTCCGCGATCTCGTCGGTCTCGGCCAGCTGCTTGATCTGCTCGGCGACGTACGCCAGCGACTGTCCCTGGTCACGTACGACCTTGCGGAAGAAGAAGTCCATCCCCTGGATCGCGGTCGTGCCTTCGTAGAGGGTGTCGATCTTGGAGTCGCGCACGTACTGCTCGATCGGGTAGTCCTGCAGGTAGCCCGAGCCACCGAAGGTCTGCAGCGACTCGGTGCCGATGAGGGTGTAGGCGCGCTCCGAGCCGCAGCCCTTCACCAGTGGGAGAAGCAGGTCATTGACGCGCTCAAGCTTGTCGACCTGCTCGGCGTCGCCGGCGTGGGCGGCGATCTGGACCTGCTCCTGGATGCTCGCGGTGTAGAGGACCAGCGCGCGCAACCCCTCGGCGTACGCCTTCTGGGTCATCAGCGAGCGCTTGACGTCGGGGTGGTTGATGATCTCGACGCGCGGTGCGGACTTGTCGAGCTGCTGCGCGAGGTCTGCGCCCTGCTTGCGGGTCTTCGCGTACTCGAGGGCGTTGCCGTACGCCGTCGACAGGGTGGCCATCGCCTTGGTGCCGACGAACATCCGGGCGTACTCGATGATGTGGAACATCTGCTTGATGCCCGCGTGGACATTGCCGACCAGGTAGCCGATCGCTGGGGTGCCGTGCTGGCCGAAGGTCAGCTCGCAGGTCGTGGAGACCTTGATGCCCATCTTCTTCTCTACGTTCGTGACGAACGCGCCGTTGCGCTCGCCGAGCTCGCCGGTCTCGGGGTCGAAGTGGAACTTGGGCACGATGAACAGCGACAGGCCCTTGGTGCCCGGTCCGCCCGCACCGTCGACGCCCTCGGGGCGGGCCAGCACGTAGTGGATGATGTTCTCGGTCATGTCGTGCTCGGCCGAGGTGATGAAGCGCTTCACGCCCTCGATCCGCCACGTGCCGTCCTCGTTCTGGAAGGCCTTGGCGGTGCCGGCGCCGACGTCCGAACCGGCGTCCGGCTCGGTCAGCACCATCGTGGCGCCCCACAGGTTGTCGATGAACAGCTTGGCCCACCGCTGCTGCTCATCGGTGCCGATGCCGTAGAGGATGTTGGCGAAGGCGGGGCCCGCGGCGTACATGTATGCCGCCGGGTTGGCGCCGAGGATCAGCTCCGAGATCGCCCACCAGAGGGTGCGCGGCGCGGGGGTGCCGCCCATTTCGGCGTTCATGTCGAGGAAGTGGCCGCCGGAGTCCATCAGCATCTGGAAAGACTTCTTGAAACTCTCGGGGATCTCGACCGTGAAGTCGCTGGGGTCGTAGACCGGCGGGGTGCGGTCGGCGTCCGCGAAGGACTCGCAGAAGGCATCCGACGTCGTCATCTTCAGCGTTTGGGCGAGGAAGTCCTTCGCGGTGTCGAGATCGAGCTCTTCGAAGGCGCCGGTGCCGAGGTTCTGGTCGGTACCGAGGACCTCGAAGAGGTTGAACTCGATGTCGCGCATGTTCGGCTTGAAATGAGCCACGGCTGCCCCCTGCGAGCGGAAGGTTACTGAACGGTAGGCACTATATTACTCGCGAGTAACCACGTGCAACCGGAACGCCGGGCGGCGGGCGGTGGAGCACGCAAGGCGCCCCTGGCCGTGTTCCACAACTCCGCGGGTCGGCGAGCGACCCGCGGCGGGCCGCTTTCGGAGCAGAACCTAGGTGAGGCCGGCGACCAGCTCGTCGATGATCTGCTGTGCGGGACGACGGGTCGCGGATTGATAGCCCGCACCTGCCCACAGCGCGAGCACCGAGGCGTCCCCGGACTTGCCACCGGCCGCGCGGATCGGGGCGGTCATGTAGTGGACGTCGGGGTAGGCGTTCGGAGCCTCCGGATCCCCCGCTCGCATCAGCTCGTTGGCCAGGCCTTGAGCGAACCGTCCGGAGAAGGCGCGCGTGAGCATCGTCTCGGTATAGCGGCCGGAGGTGAGCGCGTCCTTGTAGGCCTCCGGGGAGGCGCTCTCGTGGGAGGCGACCAGCAAGGTCCCGACCGCGACGGCGTCCGCGCCGGCATCGAGTAGCTCCTGGACGTCGGCGCCGCTGCCCACGCCGCCTGCGCCGATGAGCGGCAGCGGGGTCACCCGGCGGACCCGTTCGATCACGGTCGCGGCGGGTAACGTGTTGGGCTCGACCGTCATGCTCCAGGTGCCGCGGTGACCGCCCGCGTTGGCGCCCTGAGCGATCAGCAGCTGGGCGCCGAGGTCCTCCGCGCGACGCGCCTCGTCGGCGCTGGTGACGGTGAAGCCGACGGTCGAGCCCGAGCGCTGCAGTCGTTGGATGACATCGGCCGGGATCGCCCCGAAGGTGAAGGTCACCAGCTCGATCGGGTCGTCGACCAGGATGTCGATCTTGGCCTCGAAGTCGTCGTCGTTGAACTCCGGCTTGCCGACGGCGGCGCCGACCTGCTCGGCGAACGGAGCGAGAACCTCGGCGTACGCCGCGATCTCGTCAGCCTGGTCGGCACTGCGCTGATGTTGCGGCGAGAAGAGGTTGATGCCGAAGGGTCGGTCGGTCAGCTCACGCGTACGCACGATCTGCTCGTGCATCTGCTCGGCCGTCCGGTATCCGGCCGCGAGGAAGCCGAGGCCGCCGGCCGCATTGGTCGCGGCCACCAGCTCTGGGGTGGATGCGCCGGCCATGGGGGCGCCGACGATCGGCTGCGTCAACGCGCTGAGGTCAAAGGTCATCGTGAGACTCCGATGCTCGGGGGTCTTCCGGTGCGCGTCGATGGTAGCGGGGGCCGGTGACGTGACCGTTCACTCAGGCGCCGAAAAGCGGACGCCCGCCCCCTGCGCGTAGCAGAGCGGCGGGCAGCCGGTGCGCAATGGCGTCAGTCGTGCTTGTGCATCTTCTGGCAGGTGTTGCACTCGCAGTCCTGGCAGTTGCAGGTGTTGCAGTCGCAGGTGCCCGCGGCGTCGCACTTGGCGCAGGTGCACTCGGCATGCATGCAGTTCTCGCACTCGCAGGCTTTGCAGGTGCACTGATCGCAGGTGTCCTCGCAGTTGGGGCACTGGCAGGTCTTCGAATCGGCGGTCGCAGTCATCGTGGCTCCTTGTTAGATGAACATATGCGAATAAGTGCATTCATGTTATCAGCCATTCGCTCACGAGGCACGTGGGTTACGTGCCCTCGGGATCGAATGGACGCTGCGCCGGCTGGTGCTGTGGCTCAGACGGGCGCAGCCAGGTCGCTGAACTGCTCGCGCAGAACGCGCTTGAGCAGCTTGCCGTTCGGGTTGCGGGGCAGGACGTCCACGAAGGTGACGCCGACCGGGCACTTGTAGTGCGCGATCTGCTCACGGCTCCAGTCGATGATCTCCTCCGCTGTCACCTGCGCACCCGGTCGGCGCACGGCCACGGCGTACGGCGACTCGCCCCACTTCTCGGACGGGACGCCGATCACCGCGACCTCGGCGATGCCGGGGTGCCCGGAGAGTGTGCTCTCGACCTCGGCCGGGTACACGTTCTCCGCTCCCGTGACGATCATGTCCTTGATCCGGTCGTGCAGATAGAGATAGCCCTCCTCGTCCAGCGAGCCGCCGTCCCCGGTCGCGAACCAACCGTCCTCGCTGAAGGCCTTCGCATCCTCCTCCGGCCGGTTCCAGTAGCCGGGGGTGACCCGCGACCCGCGGACGTACACCTCGCCGCGCTCGCCGACCGGCACCTCCTGCTTCGTCGCGGGATCGACGATCTTGATCTCCACCCCCGGTAGCGCCTTCCCGACCGACCCGACCTGGCGCTCACGGCCCGGCTTGGGCCGGTGGTCGTCGGGCCAGAGCGCGGTGACGGCCGCGCACGTCTCGGTGAGCCCGTAACCCTGTACCAGCTCGCACCCGAGGACCTCGTGGGCGGCATAGATCACCGGCAGTGGCATCGGTGCGCCTCCGTACCCGAACTGCTTGAGATGGGACCAGTCGGCGTCCTTGGCCTCGGGGAGCTGGGTGAGCATCTGGATGATCGTCGGGACGCCGACCGCGTGGGTGACCTTCTCATCGATGAGCAGGCTCATCAGGTCGGCGATCCCCGTAGGCAGCCGGAGGATGAGGGTGGAGCCCTTGTTCATCGAACCCAGTGCGCTCGTGAGGCCGGTGACGTGGAAGAACGGGACCGGCGCCATCGCGACCCGCGGGCCGTCGTAGTCGTCCCCGGGGATCTTGTCGGCGAGATTCGTGCTGAAGTTGCGGCCGGTGAGCTGGATGCCCTTCGGCAGGCCCGTCGTCCCGCTCGAGAACAGCAGGACGGCCACCTCGTCGGGGGTCGCCTCGTACCCGGGGTCGTCCGTCGGCTGCCCGGCGATGTACTCCTCGTATGACTGGGCATCCAGGAGCCGGGCGAGCCCGGGGACGGCGTCCTGAGCGGGCGCCGCAGCCTTCTCTGCCTCGCCCACGAACAGCACCTTCGGCTCGCAGGTGCCCATCAGGGCGAGCACCTCCTTCTCCGACAGCCGGGTGTTGATCGGAGCGGCGATCGCGCCGATCTTCGCGGCCGCGAAGACGATCTCCATGAAGTACTGGTTGTTCGCGCTGAAGATCGCGATCCGGTCGCCGGGCTCGATGCCGTCGGCCCTGAGGGCGTGCGCGAGCTGGCTGGAGCGGGTGTCGAGCTCGCGGTAGGTCTCGGAGAAGTCGCTGCCCTTCAGAGCGACGACATCGTCGGAGATCCCGCGGCGCTGACGAAGGATGTCAGCGAGATTGCGGATCGGCTCGCCCTGGGCGCCTTCGGCGACTGGCGCGGGAAGCTCGTAGGACTGACGGGCAGAGGTCATGGCGGCTCCAATGTGTCGCGGGTCACTGACTGTCTATCATGACCCGCGTGTCAGACCCAGCCGCCTGCTTCGAAGTAGGCCACGGATGGCGCCGCAAGCTTGTCCGGCGCGGGCTCGGCGCTGATGGGCATCGGCCCTCGGCCGAATCAGTGGCGAGGCGCGACGACCTGCCGCTTGGCGCTGATCACGCCGGTGTCGAAGCCGGCGAGGTGTAGCCCGCCGTGGAAGCGTGCATGCTCGATCTTTAGGCAGCGGTCCATGACGACGTTCAGCCCGGCACCCTCGGCGGTGCGGGCGGCCTGTTCGTTCCAGAGGCCGAGCTGGATCCAGAGGGTCCTCGCGCCGTGCTCGATCGTCTCCTCCGCGACGCCGGGGAGGTCGGCGTCCTTCCGGAAGACGTCGACGATGTCGACGGTCTCCGGTAGCTCGGCCAGGGAGGGGTAGACCGGGTGCCCCAGGATCTGCTTCTCCACCGGGTTCACGAAGTAGAGGTCATACGGCGCCGACGACAGCAGGTAGGTGGCGACGAAGTACGACGCGCGGGATGGCTTCGACGACGCGCCGACGATCGCGATGCTGCGGGCCTCGCCGAGGTAGCGCAGTCGCTCGGCGGCGGTGGGACCTACCCAGGTGCGCTCAGCCATCACTTCCCCTTCATCGCGGTTGTCAGCGCCTGGTCGAGATCCCAGAGGATGTCGTCGACGTCCTCCAGCCCGACCGAGATGCGGATCAGGTCGTCGGGCACTCCGGCGGTCGCGAGCTGATCGTGCGTGAGCTGGCGATGCGTGGTGGACGCCGGA
This region of Blastococcus sp. Marseille-P5729 genomic DNA includes:
- a CDS encoding acyl-CoA dehydrogenase, whose translation is MAHFKPNMRDIEFNLFEVLGTDQNLGTGAFEELDLDTAKDFLAQTLKMTTSDAFCESFADADRTPPVYDPSDFTVEIPESFKKSFQMLMDSGGHFLDMNAEMGGTPAPRTLWWAISELILGANPAAYMYAAGPAFANILYGIGTDEQQRWAKLFIDNLWGATMVLTEPDAGSDVGAGTAKAFQNEDGTWRIEGVKRFITSAEHDMTENIIHYVLARPEGVDGAGGPGTKGLSLFIVPKFHFDPETGELGERNGAFVTNVEKKMGIKVSTTCELTFGQHGTPAIGYLVGNVHAGIKQMFHIIEYARMFVGTKAMATLSTAYGNALEYAKTRKQGADLAQQLDKSAPRVEIINHPDVKRSLMTQKAYAEGLRALVLYTASIQEQVQIAAHAGDAEQVDKLERVNDLLLPLVKGCGSERAYTLIGTESLQTFGGSGYLQDYPIEQYVRDSKIDTLYEGTTAIQGMDFFFRKVVRDQGQSLAYVAEQIKQLAETDEIADALKDVQKNVHQALTDVEGMLGTITNFLMSAQEDITNIYKVGQNTSRLLLAVGDLAIGWLLLRHAVVAQAAIDAGASGADLSFYQGKVASARFFAAQVLPRLAAEKAVLEATDNSLMEVPVEAF
- a CDS encoding nitronate monooxygenase family protein, encoding MTFDLSALTQPIVGAPMAGASTPELVAATNAAGGLGFLAAGYRTAEQMHEQIVRTRELTDRPFGINLFSPQHQRSADQADEIAAYAEVLAPFAEQVGAAVGKPEFNDDDFEAKIDILVDDPIELVTFTFGAIPADVIQRLQRSGSTVGFTVTSADEARRAEDLGAQLLIAQGANAGGHRGTWSMTVEPNTLPAATVIERVRRVTPLPLIGAGGVGSGADVQELLDAGADAVAVGTLLVASHESASPEAYKDALTSGRYTETMLTRAFSGRFAQGLANELMRAGDPEAPNAYPDVHYMTAPIRAAGGKSGDASVLALWAGAGYQSATRRPAQQIIDELVAGLT
- a CDS encoding AMP-binding protein — translated: MTSARQSYELPAPVAEGAQGEPIRNLADILRQRRGISDDVVALKGSDFSETYRELDTRSSQLAHALRADGIEPGDRIAIFSANNQYFMEIVFAAAKIGAIAAPINTRLSEKEVLALMGTCEPKVLFVGEAEKAAAPAQDAVPGLARLLDAQSYEEYIAGQPTDDPGYEATPDEVAVLLFSSGTTGLPKGIQLTGRNFSTNLADKIPGDDYDGPRVAMAPVPFFHVTGLTSALGSMNKGSTLILRLPTGIADLMSLLIDEKVTHAVGVPTIIQMLTQLPEAKDADWSHLKQFGYGGAPMPLPVIYAAHEVLGCELVQGYGLTETCAAVTALWPDDHRPKPGRERQVGSVGKALPGVEIKIVDPATKQEVPVGERGEVYVRGSRVTPGYWNRPEEDAKAFSEDGWFATGDGGSLDEEGYLYLHDRIKDMIVTGAENVYPAEVESTLSGHPGIAEVAVIGVPSEKWGESPYAVAVRRPGAQVTAEEIIDWSREQIAHYKCPVGVTFVDVLPRNPNGKLLKRVLREQFSDLAAPV
- a CDS encoding CoA-binding protein, with amino-acid sequence MAERTWVGPTAAERLRYLGEARSIAIVGASSKPSRASYFVATYLLSSAPYDLYFVNPVEKQILGHPVYPSLAELPETVDIVDVFRKDADLPGVAEETIEHGARTLWIQLGLWNEQAARTAEGAGLNVVMDRCLKIEHARFHGGLHLAGFDTGVISAKRQVVAPRH